The Paracoccus sp. SMMA_5_TC region CGGCTCACGCGCGGCATAAAGACGCGGGGGTTCGATGTCGGTATTCGACATGATGGGCTCCTGTTGCGCTGGACCCGGATACAGATCGGCGGGCGGCATTGCCTTGATCTGCATCAAGCCCGGCAGCCAGGGTTATATTCAATTGGGCGACAGCCGGCAGTATGCGCTTTGTCGCAGGGCTGCGACCTTGACGAAAGGCACCGGCCCACCTGGAAACGCGCGAACAGGATGGTGGGCCGGTGTCATCACCCCCGGCGATCAGGCCGGGGGCGATACCGAAGCGGGGCTATTCGCCGCCGCCCAGACTGTGAACATAGGCCGCAACCGCGCGGATGTCGGCTTCGGACAGGCGGCCCGACCAGGCGGGCATGACCCCAAAGGGCCCATCGTGGACGATGCGGGTGATGACCGCCGGGTCCGATCCGTAAAGCCAGACCGCATCCGTCAGGTTCGGCGCGCCCTGGGCACGATCGCCGGTGCCGTCCTCGGCGTGGCAGGAACTGCAGTTTTCGGCAAAGATCGTCTCGCCCTGCTGCGCCTGCGCGGCATCATGCGGCAGATCGCCCAGCTTCAGGACATATTGCACCACCTGCTGGATCTGGGTCTTGTCCAGCAGCTGATCGACACCGAAACGCGGCATCTCCGAATAGCGGGTATCGCCGTCCTTGGGATCTCGGATGCCGTGCTGGATGGTCAGATGTATGTCCTCCAGCGTCCCGCCCCACAGCCAGTCGTTGTCCAGCAGTGACGGGTATCCCGCCGCGCCCCCTGCCCCGGAACCATGACACTGCGCGCACCAGGTGCGAAAGATCGCGGCGCCCGCGTTCTGGGTATAATTGGCCAGTTCGGGATCGCTGGCGATCTGGTTCAGGTCGGCCGCGGCAAGCCGGGACTGGATCGGGGCGTTGGCGTCGTTGAAGCGCTGGATTTCCGCTGCGACCTCTTGGCGATAGTTCGTGCCCAGCAGCCCCTGTGTTGCACCATTGACCAAGGGAAATGCCGGATAAAGAAGGAAATAGACCACGCCCCAGACGATGGTGGCATAAAAGGTCCACAACCACCAGCGCGGCAGCGGGTTGTCGTATTCCTCGATCCCGTCCCAGCTGTGCCCGGTCGATGGCACCTCGACCACGCGGCGCGCGCCCTTGCGATCGCGCACCACCCGCGTGACCTTCGGGCGCGGCTCGTGCAGGGGGGCGCCTTCGGGGGTTTCCGGTGGATGCGCTGCGATCTGGGCCTTGTGGGTCTGATCGGCCGCCAGGCGTTCAAGCTCGATGCGGTTGTCGGGATTCTGCGGGCTGCTGTGTTCGTCCTTGTTGTCGGCCATCACTCGACCTCCTTGTCGCCCGGCAGCGGGGGGCGTTTCTCGTTACGAAAGATGCTTCGGGCGGCATCGCGCTGCAGCGGGCTGGACCCAGGCCTGAAGGCGAAAAGCACCGCCCCCAGGAAAAACAGCACCAGCAGCAGCAGCACCCAGCTGTCGGCCAGTTGGCGCAGAATGGAATAGCGATCCATGGCGCACCTCAGCGGTTCGGATCGGGTTCAAAGGTCGAGAAATCGACCATCGTGCCCAGAACCTGCAGATAGGCGATCAGCGCGTCCATCTCCGAAACCCCGGGCCGGCGGTCGAAATTTCGCTGCTGGGCACCGGGGTAGCGCTCTTCCAGCCCCGAGGCATCGGCATCGGGATCGGCCTGGGCGCGGAAGTCGGCCACCGCATTGGCCACCATCTCGTCGCTGTAGGGCACGCCCACACGGGCATCGGTGCGCAACCGCTGCTGCATGTCCGATGGA contains the following coding sequences:
- the ccoP gene encoding cytochrome-c oxidase, cbb3-type subunit III, with product MADNKDEHSSPQNPDNRIELERLAADQTHKAQIAAHPPETPEGAPLHEPRPKVTRVVRDRKGARRVVEVPSTGHSWDGIEEYDNPLPRWWLWTFYATIVWGVVYFLLYPAFPLVNGATQGLLGTNYRQEVAAEIQRFNDANAPIQSRLAAADLNQIASDPELANYTQNAGAAIFRTWCAQCHGSGAGGAAGYPSLLDNDWLWGGTLEDIHLTIQHGIRDPKDGDTRYSEMPRFGVDQLLDKTQIQQVVQYVLKLGDLPHDAAQAQQGETIFAENCSSCHAEDGTGDRAQGAPNLTDAVWLYGSDPAVITRIVHDGPFGVMPAWSGRLSEADIRAVAAYVHSLGGGE
- a CDS encoding cbb3-type cytochrome c oxidase subunit 3; this translates as MDRYSILRQLADSWVLLLLVLFFLGAVLFAFRPGSSPLQRDAARSIFRNEKRPPLPGDKEVE